cccccCACCAGTCTCACCAATTAGAAGCCAATGTGGGGCTAGCCCACTTGATGCCTTAATTATATAAGAGAGGTCGCTAAAAATATTTTAGAATTATTGGTGTAATATTATAGGGACAAGCGTTTccttaaaaaaacaaacaaataagaAAACCAAATATTTTTAAGCATGACTATCTATCTTTCAGTTTAATTAAAACCAGTGTAATACTATACGGAAAATAAATTATTAGCAAAACAATAATAATTTGAATCGAGATGAACTTAACTTTTatcattttgaaaaatttaagtaAACTAGTATgaaataacttttatattttgGGAAGAATTTAGCCTAGTAAGGTATAACAAATCAAATAGGTTTCTTATTGGCTAAGTTTAGAGATAATTTTATTCCTCCTAATCTAAATCAAATAGGTTTCTTATGGGCCAAGTTTGTTAGGGCTTTGTAGAGGGATATATATAACCAGAGGAACAGTTTTGGTTTATTCTCTAGCTTAGCTCTGTTAGTTGGAAACTTGTTGCGCAAGGAGAGACTGTGGGTTCTCAATCACCAGAAGAAAAAAGAAGGAACCAATGGTGAAACCAAACCAGAACGTTATAACAAAAGAACACGTTGCAAACCTCCCATGCCATACCAAGATTCCTGTCGCCAAGACCGCATCCTCAATCACCAAATGCCAATGCGATCCCCGCCTCATCAAAATCTTCACAAAACTTGTTCGTATCACCAATATGAACCACAAATCATCCGCCAAAATCAGCTACAAAGTCCTCAAAAAACTCGCCAGCGACGACTACATGGCCAGCGTCCTTGGACCACTTATCCAGGACTCCACTACTTCCGCCCCCCTCCCTCCGTTAACTTCCCCGAGTAATATAACTGTGTTTCTTGACCTCGACGAAACCCTAATTCACTCCGTTCGTGCATCTGGACTAGGTCCTCCTCCGAGAAACTATAATTTCATAGTTGGTGGCGAAGGAGATGTGCGTTATGTTTTAAAACGTCCGTTTGTCGATGAGTTTCTTTGGTTTTTAAGCCAAAGTGGTTTTGAAATTGTGTTGTTTACCGCTGGAAGCGAGGAGTATGCGTCTATGGTGCTTGATGTATTGGATCCAGACGGATTGATTTCACATAGGCTGTATCGGAATTCGTGTAAGAAATTCAGCAGGAGTTTTGTTAAGGATTTGTGGAATTTAGGGCGGGATCTGACCAAGGTGGTGATTGTCGACGATAAGCCTTATTCTTACATTTTGCAGCCCGAAAACGCCATCCCGATTATTCCTTTTACTGATGATCTTGGAGATGATGAACTGAAGAAACTGATGAGTGGATTTTTCACAAGGTGTCATGAATTTGAAGATTTGAGGGATGCAGTGAAACATTATGTTGGAAATGGAGTTGCATATTCAAATTGCATTGAGAAATTGAGTGAAGATATGTGGGGATAGTATAAGAATTCAAACTTTCAAACTGAGATTGAAGTTTGAGTTTCATTTCACTGTTTAAATGtatttttttaacttgttttgaATTTTTCGTTGAAGAAAATCAAGATCTTGATGCATGAAcatgaaacttgttttttttaagATAAATGATTTGCATCAAGATCTTGATGCATGAACATGAAACTATCGATCATACTTGACTATCGATATAATATTGTAGAAAATCAATAGTGAAATTATCAATCAAACTAGTTACTATAAATAGGATCATCTGATGTTTAGTATAAATAGTCGTGTTCGCTATTTGTATCAATGAGCTTGAATAAGCCTAGAGAGAGAGTATCGGAGTGCTTGTATTGTATCATCTTGTATCGAAACTCTGTCGATTCTCATACACGTAATCCTTAAACGTTGAATCTTTGTGTTGTGTTTACTCTCTTGCTCGGCTTGTGTCATAACGAGAATTCCGCACTCATTATGGCATtcgaaacaaaaaaaataatcATAGTCCAACGATCCGTATAAGGACCTACAGAAACAAACTTGATTATCAACAAAATTCATTCATGCGAGGAATAACTGAGAAATCAAGAATCAATTTTGAtccatctctctctttctctctctctctttcttgtTCCTTCATATCGCCAGGTTCCATCCTCTATAACCCAATTTCTGATTTTGACCAAAGTCCACCTCTATTTTGACCATTTATATAACTTTCAAAATATCACAAATGGTCCATGCACTTTCTTTCATTCTATCCATTTAACAACACATACTAACTAGGTTAATCAATCTATATAAATTATTTCATGAAATGAACTTATAAACACCATATTTAGCAAAATATTAAATTTGAGGCGTTACAAGTCTAGCctccttaaagaaggtttcgtccccgaaacctatTTCATCACAACCAAGTTACTTCTGCCATCCGTTTGTTTATTCATTCAATCGACACACTTAGAACAGAAGATCGGGTATGTCGAGTGAAACCACTACCACATATCGATAATGCATATCTTAAGGCACAGAACGTTGCTAGTCTTCGAGCATTCATTTCAATTTATTGAATTGCGATTCCATGCAGAATGCTAGATTCCTAGCAATGATCGTCACTAGTTATTTATTCATTCAATTCATCCAAAGTGCATACTATAACACGATTTCACTCGTGGCTTGTATATTAGGGCTTTGTTCGCAGACAAAAATATATGTTTTCTTCTTACCTTCTTAATTAAGCAAAAGACCTTCATGCCTTTACTAATCATAATGAATCGATTAGTTCCACTTTACTCATGTATCATACTTGATATTCCATTCTGGTGTTTAGTTCTACTCTACTCAGGTATCATACTTGATATTCCATTCTAATGTTAGTCACATAAGTACTTATCGTGAGTTTACTACAGTATTTCACTATTAGCAGTCCTTCTAAGTACTTTCATTGACATATGGCCATGTACATACGCATATTGCCAACATTCATTTAGGGTCACTATCACAATATAACTATTATTTCATTTTCACTCATTTGTACTTAACTAGAGGGTTAAGCGTCATTCTATTGTCACTACCCTTATAACTACTAGGTACACCCCGTTAAGGTAAGTTTTTAAATAGTTTCATTTGTAGGACCgtgtttcgggaccgaaaccgtgattagtgtgagattagttcaagacgggagagattagagatggATAAACACAACTTCTTTGTATTAATCGGTACTAAAACTTTACAAATCGGCCCGATTACAAGCTAACCGAACTAATagcaaaggagtatacatccggggagagaccaagtggtgatctctcccccacaCAATAAAGCTCACTGTGAACTCTCAATGAGCTCACCCTCACTCTAACTCTCTTGTTTGCAAATGAACAaggggttggtatttatacccacaccCACTTGTCTAggaaacacacacggtcaaacccataaccctctcgtttgaccacttcaaacgagcgggtcaatacacatttgtttgaccgtttcactaactattacatattcagcataaaataaatctaatctattcgacaaacatcggacacaaaatctgcatcaacaaattcccccttgtccgttgctcccggatgctgaaaatgcaactgcaatcgatcttcggtcaagtattcatcttctctgtatTAAcgaattcccccttgaccgatgatccaggtaagtagtatcttgacgctcgtataatatttcccccttaAAGTATGCAtatccgtgttgggtgttgtgcaatttcctcacaAGGCTCAATTGActgatcttccgctgatcttccaatactccaaccggcatttgataagggttccgtTCTTTAAGAACTGCATCAAGTCCTGATCTGTCATAAGACAAACTCTACCACctatgattgcgtttagaaatttaccgaagaaattcaacatatgaaaatttttatccccccatttctttggtaagatCTCTAAACCTTAAGAGATTctctccacttcaaagaaactgtcatCAATTTCATAGAACAAATTCTCTCCACTGAGTAGAATTTAtcttcaaatgttcaccaattccctccactgagtgGAACTGTCGTCAATCTTCATTGAAGGTTCTCGGTTGTTCAAAAAATCATGAAaacgactttcttctttgcatattctagttgaataagaacgtcccctagTACCCTGTatgatccgacttgtatccctccaaagactttgtgaactcgttaggaccggtattgacattctaggttcattcattcgttaccaaatgcgagaatatgacaataaacaaaaagatttcttcgttgcatattctagttgataaatAAATTTCGCCTAGTAGCCCATAGGATctgacttgtatccctccaaagactttgtgaactcgttaggaccggtattgacattccaggttcatacgttcatcttcaaatgcgagaatatgacaataaacaaaatgctttcgaaCATTTACGAATAACCGATAACAATCATAAACATTGACGTGCGGAAGTGACCATACCGTTCTTGGTTTTTGGCCGATTGTAGTCAAGTCACCAAATTTTAACGTTTGCGTCGGTAACcatgactaccccacatttttttttaaaaaaaatcaacatcTGTTTTCATCATCCTAAAGTGATCCCGCGCGCTCCCGAACCCGTACGAATTTTGACATTGAAATTTTGAAGCGCGATTCAAATCAACTTCGCGAACACCCGACCCCATGTGCATGTAACTACCTTTGAATCTTGGCCCAAATAAGAGTTATCACCATGCAATCACAGCCCACTACATTTAGAACCCATCTAATAAAGCCCAATACTcaacaaccctatatatatatattttttttaatccaaaaagagaaactgatatCTTGTGAAATAAAGTGTAATTTCCtggcccaatttttttttaacgaAAAATTAAACAAATGTTAGTGGGCCTTGTTGATCGGTCCAATCATTTCAACATAATGCACACTTTTATCTTGTGCACATGGGCCCAAACAAATAAAGACCTAGCTGCCAAACACTCTCTGTCGATATCTGCTTTTGTACAGCCACCAACATTCAAAGTCTCTCTTTACGATTCATGACCAAAATCCAAAAAAGAATTCAGCCATTACCATCAAGTCTCTGTCTACGAAGAACAATCACAACATCTCCTTTCTGATTCCGATTTATCCACCTCCGATTCAACCGAAAACCACCACCGTCTCCCTCCATCTTCATCATAACCTTCGTCCTTTGTGTCACTGCCATCTTTCGCTTCAGGTTCGGTTTTGTCCCTACTGTGAAGCTTAGCAAAAGGAAAACTTTGATTGTTTTCAGTTGGTGTTGGTAACACATTTGTATCCTTCAGCACAAATTGTGTCATCATGAGAAGACAAGCAAAAGACCTCTGAGCATCTAAAATGGGTTCAAACCCCACAGCTTCATGGAGAGATGAACCCATGTTCTTCTGCAGAAACCCTAAATCACTGCTGAACGTTTTCATTACTTCCATTGCAGAGCAGATCGACAAAACATGTTGGAGCCGACGAAATACACTTAACACCTGCTGAGTTTCGTCGCTGATCAAATGTAGGAGTTTCGTCATCTAGGAAAGGTAGAAGTTTTGTCGCTGGCTTGGATCTGCAGGAGTTTCTTCACTGGGAGTttcgtggggggggggggggggggggggaggggggtttcgCCACAGGGGGTAGTTTCGTAGGGATGGGGTTTCGCCACAGGTGTTCCAGCTAGGAGTTTCGTCATAGTGGATTTCCAGGAGTTTCGTCATGCAGCATCAGAAGGTGTTTCGTCGATCCTGATATGAAGAAACCCTAAAGTTTCTTAACAGCCGCCAAGAACACAATGAAGAACACCATCTGCAGATTTGCAGATCTGACGAAATATGCCTTAAAGTGATGAAATCTTGATGATTTTGTtgtaaaacataaaacccaaACCTCTGATGTGTTTCGTTTCAGCTCAGATCCGTATATTCGTTCAGATCTGGGTTTTCTTCATTTTTACCCAactttacatcttgaacaaaaagcacaaaaatcacagatctagagcacatctgacttagtaaacggttagatttactaaatcgggtaccatggctctgataccaattgtaggaccgtgtttcgggaaacacacacggtcaaacccataaccctctcgtttgaccacttcaaacgagcgggtcaatacacatttgtttgaccgtttcactaatgaaggggtaaggtcccaaaaacctcatatcaagcacttgggaccataccacaacctcgtcttttaaccctctttagaccttgcgcggccgcgcactggtcctacaaagagTTTAGAAGAAAGACAGCAGACAACACCTGCGCGCTAAAAGGAAAATCATAAGTCCTTGCGCCAATTCTCCATAACAAAGggatgaaaatcccagcaaatgcTCCCGCTTAATACccaaacttggatattatttactaaACTGATACCACACGATAAGGAGTCACACCGGATTATGGCAATAATCTTCTAGAAggctcaatcgtgcaccaccagacggttataaccgtctgggccACGTGTCATCACCCCGTGCTCCTTAgaagtcacgatgatggcatgaAATTGGAAAGAAAcctccacttgcccactttccacgtggcaactGCCCAGCCGTTGATCTGAATGGCGATCCGCGTGCTTTCACGTCAGATCAAGAAGATTAACGGGGAagaaataaccgcttacggagttaGTATCTTCCGTTAACATTTCAATAACTGGTTTTCCCGCTCAAACtctcggctataaatatgagaataattcaggtatgaacttcaagttacactcacttcatcaatacttcttcttcttcttcacaaacacatacttattctctcGCCGGAGTCGggtcacggagagaacctccCTTCTCCCCGTGACGAGGCTAAcagtgttctgttttgcagtacTCATCGGAGAAGAAGATCCATCCCTTTGAATCAAACGAGAGAAAACCACCCTTCtatgcagaacctaaccccctGGATAATTCGATTCCGGTCATTTatccagtgtttcttcattgacGCCCATCGTTTTCTCTGTTTCACCTGTTTTTTCTCATTTCGATTCACCTTGTTGTTTCCATTTTCTAAATGGAAGAAACTTCAACTCATCGTCAAAATGGCCCTTGGCCAAATTTTGCTAACAATACCCAGGTTGTGGGTATTGTAGAAGAAGCCTCGGATGACAATGAGGTGCAGTTTGCTAACAATCATCCAAACGAACCTATCACCCCAGGGGTACAGCCGGAGATCCCTGTAAGCTCAATTCTACCCCCAGGAGAAACCCCAATCTCCTGGTATGTCAGATCTCAGGGGGCATTAAATGATGTGTACACACAGCTGTGTGCACAAACTGCTCCCCAAACTCAATCACGAAGGCATGTATCCCATGCTAAGACACCGTCGGTACCTCATGTTTCTCAACATGATGGGCCATCCCGAGTCCAGATCAAAGACACTGAAGTCTACTCTAGATCTCCAATGAGATACGAGTATACTCAATCAGAAAATTGGAGGAGGGAGCATCGAGATGAGTCACACTCTCATAGAAGGCCATCAGTTCACACCAGGTTGAGTTCTCAGCGGAACATCCACACCAGTGAATATGATCGAACCTATCGTGAAGGAGAAAGTACCAGTGTGTTTATTCGGTTACAACCGAACAACAACAAGTGTAGACCCCACGCGGTTTACAGTCCTGAGGCTGAGCACAATTATGACCTGATCTATCGCCCTGCTGAAGCGACGGAGAATTCAAAATTTATTAGCGAAATTGCTCTGGCTCCACTAGAGAAGGCGAAGCTCCCGTCTAACGTAGGCAAGTTCAACGGCATGACAGACCCTGACGATCATTTGCGGGTCTTCACAAGCGCAGGACTGGTAGGAGGCTGGACCCTACCGATGTGGTACCACCTTTTCGTTCAAACCCTTACAGGCGCTGCAAGGCTCTGGTTTGACAACTTGCCCGTGGGAAAAATCACGTCATGGATAGACTTGCGCGAGAAGTTTCTGGTTCATTTCAGCCAGCAAAGGCGATCCATCCGCGACACGGCGGAAATAATGAACATCTGGCGCCATGATGATGAAAGTTTGGAAGAATTCATTACCCCTTATAACAAGGAAGCACTCGAAATCAGGGACGTCCACGAGCAGCTTATCCGCGCCCAATTTAAATATGCAGTCAGGTGCGACGACATGATAAAAGTCCTGTCTGGAACGGAAGGACTCCCGAAGAGCTGGGAAAAATTAATGGCGGCGACTAAAGTCTATGCCCAAACGGAAAAGAACCTTAGTACCAACAGGCCGCCACCACCGCATAGCCGACCCTCAGATTCAAGCTCAAGTGGCGGACATAAATTTAAGAAAGGCTGGCGCGATTCAAGCTCAGGGAACTATTCGTCAGAAGATGCACGAGCCACAATCAATAAGCTCGCTGCACAAAGAGAAGCTAAACAAGAGAACAGGGAGAGACAATGGACTCCCTTAACCAAGACTCTTGCAGAAGTTCTAAGCACGGAGGATTACCAGTTTAAGCCTCCACCACCCATGAAGAACAAACGTGGACAGGACCCAAGTCAATATTGTGATTACCACAAGGATAATGGTCATACCACCAATAACTGCATCTCCTTGCGTACCGAGATAGAGA
This is a stretch of genomic DNA from Helianthus annuus cultivar XRQ/B chromosome 16, HanXRQr2.0-SUNRISE, whole genome shotgun sequence. It encodes these proteins:
- the LOC110917336 gene encoding carboxy-terminal domain RNA polymerase II polypeptide A small phosphatase 2, which translates into the protein MVKPNQNVITKEHVANLPCHTKIPVAKTASSITKCQCDPRLIKIFTKLVRITNMNHKSSAKISYKVLKKLASDDYMASVLGPLIQDSTTSAPLPPLTSPSNITVFLDLDETLIHSVRASGLGPPPRNYNFIVGGEGDVRYVLKRPFVDEFLWFLSQSGFEIVLFTAGSEEYASMVLDVLDPDGLISHRLYRNSCKKFSRSFVKDLWNLGRDLTKVVIVDDKPYSYILQPENAIPIIPFTDDLGDDELKKLMSGFFTRCHEFEDLRDAVKHYVGNGVAYSNCIEKLSEDMWG